A DNA window from Amycolatopsis sp. DSM 110486 contains the following coding sequences:
- a CDS encoding FAD-dependent oxidoreductase, producing the protein MSTVDSTHFDLVVIGFGRGGKTLAAAMGRRGKRVAVIERSAQMYGGTCPNVGCVPTKSLIHHAETGTGHGEAVGKTRNLTTRLRGINFSTLDSIDSVTVLTGRAAFVDPKTVEVSAGDERLTVTGDTIIINTGAEPVLPAIPGFADSNRVHTSTDLIGRDNLPRRLAVLGGGHVGIEFASMFAQFGSEVTVLDQAPRILGREDDAVAAAAEQVLADTRVRFVLGAQVTRLSETAEGARLDYRQGEDGSTIVVDAVLVAAGRKPATEGLRLDLAGVATTAGGAVEVDDRLRTSQPHIFAVGDVKGGPQFTYVSLDDSRIVADQLAGLGTRSTADRVHIPYTLFLTPPLARVGLTEREAREQGYAVKVAEKAVADIVAMPKAKILGETRGLMKFVIDAKTDQILGAALLSVDAQELINLVTLAMRHGVTAADLRDGIYTHPSSTEAFNEVLAATRS; encoded by the coding sequence ATGTCCACCGTGGACTCCACGCACTTCGATCTCGTCGTGATCGGATTCGGCAGAGGGGGCAAAACACTGGCCGCCGCGATGGGGCGGCGCGGCAAGCGTGTCGCCGTGATCGAGCGGTCGGCGCAGATGTACGGCGGTACCTGCCCCAACGTCGGGTGCGTGCCCACCAAGTCGCTGATCCACCACGCCGAAACCGGTACCGGCCACGGCGAAGCCGTCGGAAAGACGCGGAACCTGACCACGAGGCTGCGCGGCATCAACTTCTCCACCCTCGACTCGATCGACTCCGTCACGGTCCTCACCGGACGGGCCGCGTTCGTCGACCCCAAAACGGTGGAGGTCAGCGCCGGCGACGAACGCCTGACCGTGACCGGCGACACCATCATCATCAACACCGGGGCCGAGCCCGTCCTGCCCGCCATCCCCGGGTTCGCCGACAGCAACCGCGTTCACACGAGCACCGACCTCATCGGGCGAGACAACCTCCCGCGCAGGTTGGCCGTGCTCGGCGGTGGGCACGTGGGCATCGAGTTCGCGTCGATGTTCGCGCAGTTCGGCAGCGAGGTGACGGTGCTCGACCAGGCGCCGCGCATCCTGGGCCGCGAGGACGACGCCGTCGCGGCGGCCGCGGAACAGGTGCTGGCCGACACCCGAGTCCGGTTCGTTCTCGGCGCTCAGGTCACCCGGTTGTCCGAGACGGCCGAGGGCGCCCGACTCGACTATCGCCAGGGTGAAGACGGCAGCACAATCGTCGTCGACGCCGTGCTGGTCGCGGCCGGCCGCAAGCCCGCCACGGAAGGCCTGCGCTTGGACCTCGCGGGTGTGGCGACCACGGCCGGCGGTGCGGTCGAAGTGGACGATCGGCTGCGCACCAGCCAGCCCCACATCTTCGCGGTCGGCGACGTCAAGGGCGGACCGCAGTTCACCTACGTCTCCCTCGACGACAGCAGGATCGTCGCCGACCAGCTCGCCGGCCTCGGCACCCGATCCACTGCCGACCGCGTGCACATCCCCTACACGCTCTTCCTGACGCCCCCCTTGGCACGAGTGGGACTCACCGAACGGGAGGCGCGCGAGCAGGGGTACGCGGTGAAGGTGGCGGAAAAAGCGGTCGCGGACATCGTGGCGATGCCCAAAGCGAAGATCCTCGGAGAAACCCGGGGGCTGATGAAATTCGTGATCGACGCGAAGACGGACCAGATCCTCGGCGCCGCCTTGCTGAGCGTCGACGCGCAGGAGCTGATCAACCTGGTCACGCTGGCCATGCGGCACGGGGTGACCGCCGCGGATCTGCGCGACGGGATCTACACACACCCGTCGTCGACTGAAGCCTTCAACGAAGTGCTGGCCGCTACGCGGAGCTGA
- a CDS encoding DUF190 domain-containing protein codes for MASWTMRAAADREDVMTTTNHFLRLSIFLGDGDTWHHRPLDVEIVFRARRAGLAGASVFRGIAGYGANLRIHTQRRLPLGADLPLLIVIVDSPEKIREFLPQLDDLELTAPVVIDELESHPFTVQRWPPTREGVR; via the coding sequence ATGGCTTCCTGGACGATGCGTGCTGCAGCGGACCGGGAGGACGTCATGACGACAACCAATCACTTTCTGCGATTGTCGATCTTCCTTGGCGATGGGGACACCTGGCACCACCGGCCACTGGACGTCGAGATCGTGTTCCGCGCGCGCCGGGCGGGCTTGGCCGGGGCGAGCGTGTTTCGCGGGATCGCCGGTTACGGCGCGAACTTGCGCATCCACACGCAACGTCGGCTGCCGCTCGGCGCAGACCTGCCGTTGCTGATCGTCATCGTCGACTCGCCCGAGAAGATCCGGGAGTTCCTGCCACAGCTGGATGACCTCGAGCTCACCGCGCCGGTGGTGATCGACGAGCTCGAGTCCCATCCCTTCACGGTCCAGCGGTGGCCACCCACTCGAGAGGGAGTGCGATGA
- a CDS encoding DUF190 domain-containing protein, whose translation MTMQLTGTALRMTILIGEDDLWQHTPLHREILDRARKAGLAGATVLRGCEGYGLHRMIHTTRLLSMADHMPILVLLIDRPDKIRAFLPQLREVISNGTVLLDEVDVMTMGWSTLGPATGSLTEH comes from the coding sequence ATGACGATGCAGCTCACGGGAACCGCGTTGCGCATGACGATCCTCATCGGCGAAGACGACCTCTGGCAGCACACACCGCTGCACCGCGAGATCCTCGACCGCGCACGCAAGGCCGGCCTCGCCGGGGCCACGGTGCTGCGCGGCTGCGAAGGGTACGGCCTGCACCGCATGATCCACACGACACGGCTACTGAGCATGGCCGATCACATGCCCATCCTCGTCCTGCTCATCGACCGGCCGGACAAGATCCGGGCGTTCCTGCCCCAACTGCGGGAGGTGATCAGCAACGGCACCGTCCTCCTCGACGAGGTCGACGTCATGACGATGGGGTGGTCCACGCTGGGCCCGGCGACCGGATCGCTCACCGAACACTGA
- a CDS encoding ABC transporter permease, with translation MTKHFLGDTTVLLGRSLRHITRSVDTIITTTIMPIAFLLLFVYVFGGAIKAGSGSYVNYLLPGILLITIASGISYTAFRLFLDMKSGIFERFQSMPIARSSVLWAHVLTSLVANLISVVVVVLVALVMGFRSGAGVLSWLAIAGMLILFTLALTWIAVIPGLSAKSADGASAFAYPLIFLPFISSAFVPTDTMPGPVRAFAEHQPVTSIVNAIRDLFTGQPVGSGIWIALAWCVGILVVAYFFAVLTYRRKIS, from the coding sequence GTGACCAAACACTTCCTAGGCGACACCACTGTCCTGCTGGGACGGTCGCTGCGCCACATCACGCGCAGCGTGGACACCATCATCACGACCACGATCATGCCGATCGCCTTCCTGCTGCTGTTCGTCTACGTGTTCGGCGGCGCGATCAAGGCCGGGTCGGGTTCGTACGTGAACTACCTGCTGCCCGGCATTCTGCTCATCACGATCGCGTCGGGCATCTCCTACACCGCGTTCCGGCTCTTCCTGGACATGAAGAGCGGCATCTTCGAACGCTTCCAGTCCATGCCGATCGCCCGCTCGTCCGTGTTGTGGGCGCACGTGCTGACCTCGCTGGTCGCCAACCTGATCTCGGTCGTGGTCGTTGTGCTCGTCGCCCTCGTCATGGGCTTCCGTTCGGGAGCGGGCGTGCTGTCGTGGCTCGCGATCGCCGGCATGCTGATCCTGTTCACCTTGGCGTTGACCTGGATCGCCGTGATCCCCGGCCTCTCCGCGAAATCCGCGGACGGCGCGAGCGCGTTCGCCTACCCGCTCATCTTCCTGCCGTTCATCAGCTCGGCCTTCGTGCCCACCGACACCATGCCCGGCCCGGTGCGGGCCTTCGCCGAGCACCAGCCGGTCACGTCGATCGTCAACGCCATCCGCGACCTGTTCACCGGGCAACCGGTCGGCAGCGGCATCTGGATCGCGCTGGCCTGGTGCGTCGGCATCCTTGTCGTGGCTTACTTCTTCGCTGTCTTGACCTACCGCCGCAAGATCTCCTAG
- a CDS encoding ABC transporter ATP-binding protein, whose translation MTVDQVHRPAIRVQGLKKSYKSLEVLRGVDFDVTRGSIFALLGSNGAGKTTIVKILSTLLKADAGTAGVNGFDVATQAANVRDSISLTGQFAAVDEILSGRENLVLVARLRHLKNPGGIADDLLRRFSLTDAAPRKVSTYSGGMRRRLDIAMSLIGNPEVIFLDEPTTGLDPQARIDVWQAIKTLAEHGTTVLLTTQYLDEAEQLADRIAILHEGRIIVNGTLTELKQLLPPAKVEYVEKQPTLEDVFFAIVGHNGTADVAASARISEERR comes from the coding sequence ATGACAGTCGATCAGGTGCACAGGCCCGCGATTCGCGTGCAGGGCCTGAAGAAGTCCTACAAGAGCCTGGAGGTGCTGCGCGGAGTCGACTTCGACGTGACGCGCGGCAGCATCTTCGCCCTGCTCGGCTCCAACGGGGCGGGCAAGACCACGATCGTGAAGATCCTCTCCACGTTGCTCAAGGCGGACGCGGGGACCGCCGGCGTCAACGGCTTCGACGTCGCCACGCAGGCGGCGAACGTGCGGGACTCCATCAGCCTCACCGGGCAGTTCGCGGCCGTCGACGAGATCCTCAGCGGGCGCGAGAACCTCGTTCTGGTCGCCCGGTTGCGGCACCTCAAGAACCCGGGTGGGATCGCCGACGACCTGCTCCGGCGGTTCTCGCTGACCGACGCGGCACCGCGGAAGGTGTCGACGTATTCGGGTGGCATGCGCCGCCGTCTCGACATCGCGATGAGCCTCATCGGGAATCCGGAGGTCATCTTCCTCGACGAGCCGACGACCGGGCTCGACCCGCAGGCCCGCATCGACGTGTGGCAGGCCATCAAGACTCTCGCCGAGCACGGGACGACCGTGCTGCTCACCACGCAGTACCTGGACGAAGCCGAACAACTCGCCGACCGGATCGCGATCCTGCACGAGGGCCGGATCATCGTAAACGGCACGCTCACCGAGCTGAAGCAGCTGCTCCCGCCCGCCAAGGTCGAATACGTCGAAAAGCAGCCGACCCTCGAGGACGTCTTCTTCGCGATCGTCGGTCACAACGGCACCGCGGACGTCGCGGCGTCGGCCCGGATCAGTGAGGAACGACGGTGA
- a CDS encoding cation transporter — MSEAHERLNLPLATPETDGCMDGCCAPAPQPTTAVPTERRAVLSRRVRLLVGATISYNVVEAVVAISAGSLASSTALIGFGLDSVIEVASAAAVAWQFSGRDPEARERTALKVIALSFFALAAYVSVESIRGLFGAEPAEHSTVGIVLAAVSLLVMPFLSYAQRRAGRELGSASAVADSKQTLLCTYLSGVLLVGLLLNSLFGWSWADPVVALVIAAVAVKEGREAWRGEHCC, encoded by the coding sequence ATGAGCGAAGCCCACGAGCGCCTGAACCTGCCACTGGCCACGCCCGAAACGGACGGCTGCATGGACGGCTGCTGCGCGCCGGCACCCCAGCCGACGACCGCGGTTCCCACCGAGCGCCGCGCTGTGCTGTCCCGCCGGGTGCGGCTGCTGGTCGGTGCCACGATCTCCTACAACGTCGTCGAGGCCGTGGTGGCGATCTCCGCGGGGTCGCTCGCTTCCTCGACGGCCCTGATCGGGTTCGGACTGGACTCGGTCATCGAGGTCGCCTCTGCCGCGGCGGTGGCGTGGCAGTTCTCCGGCCGCGATCCGGAAGCCCGCGAGCGCACCGCCTTGAAGGTGATCGCGCTGTCGTTCTTCGCGCTGGCCGCCTACGTGAGCGTCGAGTCGATCCGCGGCCTGTTCGGCGCGGAGCCGGCGGAGCACTCGACGGTGGGCATCGTGCTGGCGGCGGTGTCGCTGCTGGTGATGCCGTTCCTGTCCTACGCCCAGCGCCGCGCCGGCCGCGAACTCGGTTCCGCCAGCGCCGTGGCCGACTCCAAACAGACCCTGCTGTGCACCTACCTGTCCGGCGTCCTGCTGGTCGGGCTGCTGCTCAACTCGTTGTTCGGCTGGTCCTGGGCCGACCCCGTCGTCGCCCTCGTCATCGCCGCGGTCGCGGTCAAGGAAGGCCGCGAAGCCTGGCGCGGCGAACACTGCTGCTGA
- a CDS encoding helix-turn-helix transcriptional regulator → MLTCETRGAALARLGKALADPTRCRILVTLLDGVRYPGQLAEQLGLSRSNVSNHLACLRGCGLVVATYEGRQVRYELADAHLAKALSELVHLVLAVDTDEACLNEVAPTASSASVKAAR, encoded by the coding sequence ATGCTGACGTGCGAAACGCGGGGCGCGGCGCTGGCCCGGTTGGGCAAGGCGCTGGCCGACCCGACGCGGTGCCGAATCCTGGTGACGCTGCTGGACGGGGTTCGGTATCCCGGGCAGCTGGCCGAGCAGCTGGGCCTGAGCCGTTCGAACGTGTCGAACCATCTCGCGTGCCTGCGCGGCTGTGGCCTCGTGGTCGCGACCTACGAGGGGCGCCAGGTGCGGTACGAGCTGGCGGACGCGCACCTGGCGAAAGCGTTGAGCGAGCTGGTGCACCTGGTACTGGCGGTGGACACCGACGAGGCGTGCCTGAACGAGGTCGCGCCCACGGCGTCGTCCGCGAGCGTGAAGGCGGCCCGATGA